In the genome of Methylomagnum ishizawai, the window CGCCATGCCTATGCGGACCTGTTCCAGCGCCATCTGGGCATCGATCCCTTGAGCGCCGATATTGCCGATTTCGTGCGCTGCACGGCGGCCCAGGGCTTCCACGAGGCCGAAGCCCTGTGCGGCGAAGACCGCGGCATTTGGCTGGATTTGCTGTTCGGCTATTTCGTGCAGCCGCGGTTGGGGCGGGGCCGGGTGGCGTTTGTCTACGACTATCCCGCTTGCCTGCCGTCGCTGGCCCGCAAGCGCCCGGACGATCCGCGCGTGGTGGAGCGGGTGGAGGTGTTCCTGGAGGGCATGGAACTCGGCAACGGCTTCCACGAATTGGCCGACGCCGTGGAGCAGGAGGCCCGGTTCGAGGCCGATCTGGCGGAACGGCGGGCGCGGGGCGCGGTCTTACCGCCCAAGGATGGCCGGTTGCTGGCGGCTTTGAGCCATGGCTTGCCGGATTGCTCGGGCGTGGCGGTGGGCTTGGACCGCTGGTTGATGTTGCTGGCGGGGGAGCAAGCCATCGGGGGGGTGCTGGCGTTTCCGGTGGACCGGGCTTGAAGCGCCCGGCCACATCTTGACGTCGCAAACCTGGGTGTCGCGTCCGCCCGAAGCCCCGGACTGGCCGGCTTTACGCCGCCATCCCTTGTTCGCCTATGCCGAAGCCTTCCTGTCCAGCCCGGAACTGGCCGAAGCCCTGCTCGCCCCACTCGCCGGGGAAACCGCTCTGACCGTGGCGCTGCTGGCCTACGCGGTCCAGCCATCTCCCGGTTTTATAAGGAAAAGGCTATTTGCTCATCCTCTGGGCGCAGAACGCCTGATGCTCGGCGATGGCCTGGGTCTGGTCGTGTTTCTTGCCGAATTTCCGCTGGGCGATATCCAAAGCCCGCGCATACAGTGGCAGGGCGATATCGTGCTGGCCCTTGGCATGGTAGGCGCTGGCCAGGTTGTCGAGGCTCATCGCGACATTGGGATGGTCCTTGCCGAGACTGGATTCGGTGATCTCGAACGCCCGTTTATACAAGGGCAGGGAATTATCGTGGCGGCCCTGCGAGCGGTAGGCGTCGGCCACGTTGTTGAGGCAATCCACGATATTCATATGGTCCTGGCCGTATTTGCGTTCCTGGATCGCCAATGCCCTTTGGTAATAATCCATGGCCTTGTCGGGCTGTTGCTTGGCGGCGTGGATATCCCCGATGCTGTTCAGGGTATCGACCAGTTTGAAATGGGATTTGCCGAATCTCTTTTCGAGGCGGGCCAGGGTTTTCAGGTGCAGGGGCAGGGCTTGGTCGAAGCGGCCCTGCTTGTGGAGGAATGAGGCCAATAACCGGGAGACGTGGAAAACCAGGGGTTTGTAGAACAGCATCAATCCGATGGGCACTACCAGCAACAGGATGGCGCTCAACAACAACAGGGTGATATTACTCATGGGGTAAGCCTATGGGTATTTTGGGGGATGGGGTGGATCACGCTTTGAGGAAACTCAGCCGGATATCCTGGCCGATTTGCCGGGTATCGGCCAGCCGCAATTCATGACGGTCGGCCATGCGGGATAGCCCCGGCAGATGGAACAGGCCGCGGGCTTGGTCGCCCAGGACCACCGGGGCCAGATAGACGATCCATTCATCCACCAACCCGGCCCGCAACAGGGCACCGTTCAGGGTAGGACCGGCCTCGACCAGAACCTCGTTGCATCCGGCCCGGCCCAGCCATTCGACCACCGTCAATAAGTCTATCCGGTCTTCCGCGCCCGTGGGCAAGGCGACCGCTTCCAACGTGGCGGGGATATCCGCCCGCGCCGCGCGGCCCGCCGCCGTGGTCAGGACCACGGTGCGCACCCGGCCATCGGCGAGCCGAGCCGTGGACGGCAGGCGGAATTGAGAATCCAGCACGATGCGGATGGGCTGGACGATTGCGCCCGCATCTTCGCCGAGCCGGGCCGTCAGTTCGGGATCGTCGGCCAGGGCGGTACCGATGCCGGTGACGATGGCCGAACTCCGCGCCCGTAGCCGATGCACATCGCGGCGGGCATCGGCTCCGGTGATCCACCGGCTTTCGCCCGAGGCCATCGCGGTGCGGCCATCCAGGCTCATCGCCAGCTTGCTGCGGAGCCAAGGGCGTCCGGTGGCCATGCGCTGGCAGAAACCCCGGTTCAGGTTCAAGGCGTCGCCCGCCAACAAGCCGCAGGCGGTGTCGATGCCCGCCGCGGCCAAGCGGGCCAGTCCGGCCCCCGCCACCTTGGGATTGGGGTCTTCCAGCGCGGCCACCACCCGCGTTATCCCGGCGGCGATCAGGGCTTCGGTGCAGGGGGGCGTTCTGCCGTGGTGGCAACAGGGTTCCAGGTTGACATAGGCGGTCGCACCCCGTGCTTCGGCTCCGGCCACGGCCAGGGCTTCGATCTCGGCGTGCGGGCCGCCGGCCTTGCGGTGCCAGCCTTCGCCGACGACGCGGCCTGCTTTCACCAGGACGCAGCCTACCCTGGGGTTGGGGTCGGTGGTGTATAAACCGCGTTCGGCGAGGCGGAGGGCGCGGGCCATGTGGTCCGCGTCGGCGCGGGAGAAGGGGGTGTGGGCATTCATGGGGGCGGGGGATTCAGGAAGCGGCGGGGGGGTCGGAGGGATGGGCCGCGCCGCCGTCGTGGGGGTTTTCCAACTGGTCGATGACTTCGCGGAAGGCGTTCACATCCTGGAAACTGCGATAGACCGAAGCGAAGCGCACATAGGCCACATGGTCGAGTTCGCCCAGTTCGCGCATCACGTTTTCGCCGATCAGCCGGGAGGGGATTTCGCGCTCGCCGCGGGCCAGCAGTTGCTTCTTGATGCGGTTGATGGCGGCTTCGATGCGGTCGCTGCCGACGGGGCGTTTCTCCAAGGCCCGGAGCATCCCGGCGCGGAGCTTTTCTTCCCGGAACGGCTCGCGGCTGCCATTGCTCTTGACGATGCGCGGCAGGTTGAGTTCGGCGGCTTCGTAGGTGGTGAAGCGCTCCTTGCATTCGACGCATTCGCGCCGTCGGCGGACTTGGTCGCCTTCCTGGGACAGCCGGGAGTCGATGACGCGGGTATCGTGGGCTCCGCAAAAGGGACAGCGCATATCGGGTTCGCCTCGCTCGCGGGGCCGGGGACGGCACGCGGCCGCCCGCCGGACCTCCCGCTTAATTAATCGGCATACACCGGATAACGGCGGCAAATCTCGCTGACGTTGTCCCGGACCCTGGCGATGACCGCCTCGTTCTCCAGGTCGTCCAGCACATCGCACATCCAATCGGCCAGGGTTTCGCAATCCTGCACGTTGAAGCCGCGGGTGGTCACCGCCGGGGTGCCGACCCGGATGCCACTGGTGACGAAGGGCGATTGCGGATCGTTGGGCACGGCGTTCTTGTTGACCGTGATATGGGCGCGGCCCAGGGCGGCGTCGGCGGCCTTGCCGGTGATGCCCTTGGCGATCAGGTCCACCAGCATCAGGTGGTTGTCGGTGCCGCCGGAGACGATTTTAAGTCCCCGGTCCACGAAGCGCTGGGCCATGGCGCGGGCATTGTCCACCACGCGCTGTTGGTATTCCTTGAATTCGGGTTGCAGGGCTTCCTTGAGCGCCACGGCCTTGGCGGCGATGACGTGCATCAAGGGACCGCCCTGGATGCCGGGGAACACCAGCGAATTCAGCTTCTTCTCGATCTCCTCGTTGGCCTTGGCCAGGATCAGGCCGCCGCGCGGGCCGCGCAGGGTCTTGTGGGTGGTGGTGGTGGTGACATCGGCGATTTGCACCGGGCTGGGATAGTGGCCGGTGGCGACTAGGCCCGCGACATGGGCCATGTCCACCAACAGGAAAGCGCCCACCGAATCGGCGATTTCGCGGAAGCGCTGCCAATCGACCACGCGGCTATAGGCGGAGAAACCGGCCACGATCATCTTGGGGCGGTGTTCCTGGGCAAGGGCCGCGACCTGCTCGTAATCGATATAGCCGGTGCTGGTGTCGAGGCCGTATTGGAAGGCGTTGTAGATTTTGCCGGAGAAATTGACCTTGGCCCCGTGGGTCAGGTGGCCACCGTGGGCGAGGCTCATCCCCAGCACGGTGTCGCCGGGGTTGAGCAGGGCCATGTAGACGGCGGCGTTGGCCTGGGAACCGGAATGCGGCTGGACGTTGGCGTAATCGGCCCCGAACAATTGCTTGGCGCGGTCGATGGCGAGGCTTTCGACCACATCGACATATTCGCAGCCGCCGTAGTAGCGCTTGGCGGGATAGCCTTCGGCGTATTTGTTGGTCAGCACCGTGCCCTGGGCCTGGAGGACGCGGGGGCTGGCGTAGTTTTCGGAGGCGATCAGTTCGATGTGGTGTTCCTGGCGGTCCACTTCGTGTTGGATGGCCGACCACAGTTCGTCGTCGAAACCGGCGATTTCCATACCTTTGCTAAACATGATTTCTGACCTTCGGGGGGTGAAAAAGAGGGGAGCGGGAACCGGCATCGGGTATGCATGGGCAGGCCGCATGAGGGGGTCTTTATAGCAGAAATGGCGGGGCGTGGCACGGGGGTGGGGCGGTGCCGGAGTGTTCGTTGGGGTGGGGTCGTGGGTGGGAGTCCTGGCTTTGGGAACAAGTAGGGCGTGGTGGGCCGGTATTTCCGGCCCACCGCGATGATTGGAACTGGTGGACATGGGTACATGCCCATCCAGGCTTGCCAAAAACAAAACGCCGCTTCCCGCGAAGGCAGCGGCGTTTCCCGGTTTTCCCCCGCCTACAGGCTCCCGATGCTCTTCAAATAAGCCAGCAATTCCCGCAAAGCCTCCGGCTTGTTGGTCGGCGCGGGCTGGCCAAGCTGGTCGGCGCTATTGACGCCATGGCAGGCCGGACAGGTGCGGATTTCCCCCGGTTGCAGCGATAGCCAATTGCGTTCCCGCACCACGAAATTGCCATCCTTGTCGGTCAATTGCCAAGTCAGCGCCCGGCGGGTGGGCAGGAGCATCGCCACCGAGCCATCGCTGGCGATCTTCACGCTGCCTTGGGGCGCGTCCGCGGCTTGCGGCGGATTGACCTTGACGCTGTGCAGGGGTTGGGCCAGCACCCGCCGACCGGGCCGCGGCCCGTTCGAACCTTTCAAGCCGCGAATCTGGTCGGCCTGGAATGCCTGGAAATGCGCGACCTCGTAGACCTTGCCGACCGGGGTCACGGTCTGGACGCCGCCATCGGCCACCTTTAGGTTGAAGGGCTGTTGCTTGTCGCTATGGTCGCGGCGGGTGACGTTGCGCATCACGGCCAGGGCCAGCCCCTTGCTCTTGAGGTATTGCCGCAGGGCCGCCTCGTCCACGCCTTCTTCCTGCAAGATCTGGGCTTCCGGCGCTTCCAGGCTCGGCAGCAGCTTGGCGGGCTTGGTCCGGGCCTTGACTTCCACCGGCTGCAATTCCCACAACTCGCCCGAGTAATGGATCAGGGAATCCGGGTTGTAGTAGCTCACGTCCTTGCTGATGCCGTCGGTGAGGGTCGGTCCCGCCGCCCAGGTGCCGCCCGGCTGTGGCTGCACGAGGCGGATGCGGAAGGCGTAGCGCGATTTGGGATGGAAGCCATCCCCCGCCTGGGTGCCTTCGTCGCGGTCGGCGCGGGTTTCGAAGGTGTGGGCGGCCAGCAACTTGCCGTCCGAGAGGATGGCCGGGTCGCGGTAATGGCCGCTGTTCTCGGGTGTCGGCTGCTCGCCATCCCCGGTGAACGAGGAAGTACTTTTGTCGGTGAGGTAGGTGGTCCGCATCTGGTCGGCGTTGTAGAGCGGGTTGACGTGGCTCAGGCGCACGATCTGGCCGGCAGCGTGGGTGCCGAATTCGGGAGCGTCGATGCCGATGAAATCGTCCGGCTGGGTTGGGTCTTGGGCGATCTGGAGGAAATTCTCGATCTTGTTGGGGTTGGCGGGATTGGTCTGGTCGGTCAAGGCCGGGTCGTCCTTGAAGACGCCCTGGACGTAGGAACCGCCCAATTCGTGGCGACCGATATGGTTGACCAGTTCCAAGACGGTGCCGTCCTCGTGCATCTGCCAGGGGAAGAAATGGTTGAAGCGGAGTCCGTTCAGGTGGGTGCCGGCCAGGGACACCGTGTCGGAGGCCAGGGGTTCGGGGAACACCTCGGCGCGGCTGTTGAGGATTTTGGCATTGGCGGATTCGCTGGAATAGTTGAACGTCCCGTAGTAATCGCCGAAATTGCGGTCGCTGGCGGCTTGCTGATCTTGTTGCAAATGGTCCCAGCGGGTGAAGGTCACCCGGCCATAGCTATCCACGAACGGTTTGAAATCCCCGGAAGGCGAATGCGTCAACATGGTTTGCTTGCCGGTCTTGGGGTTGAGCTTCCACAGGCCGGTGTTGGACGGGGCTTCCTCGTACTCGTCCAACTGCGGATAGAGATGGGCCTGTCCGCCACGGGGCTGGTCGGAGGCGAAAATGATCTGCTCGTCGGTGCCGTAGGTCGGGCTGGTATTGTTGTAGGCCGGTTGGTTCGGCACCTTGGTGATGACCGGCGGTTCGTTCTTGCCGAGTCCCGTAACTTCGTAGAGCTGCCAGCGGTACTCGTTCCATTGATATTGCTGGGGGGCACCGATGGCCATGCTGAAGATGATTTTTTTGCCCTTCCAATGCACGGCGGGATCGCGCACCTGGATCGACGAGTTGCCCTGCGGACCGGCCTGGCCGTAGCCGGCGGCCTGGGTCAGGTTCTTGAGCGTGCCGTCGGGATAGCGGACCCATAAATCGCCGCCCCGGCCGGAACCGCCGATGGCGGCGGATTGGTTGCAGAAGGGCGAATTGATCGAGCAAAAATCCCCAGGGATCGGTACCTGGGTCACGAAGGCGATGGGATAGGGCGTGGTGATGGCGGCGTGGCCGGGTGACCCAAGCTGCGCCAGCAGGACGAGGCCCAGGGGGGCGATTTTACGGTTCATAAGCTCTCCTCGCGGGCCGGGCCCGGATGGTGGGGGGGTGGGTTGCCGGGACGAATCCGGCCAGGTGGGAGAGCTTAAGCGGTGGGAGTGGGGGTTTCCGTGGCCTATTGCCCGGTTTTGGGGCGTACTATTTGCCGGAAATCGGCCTTGCAGGAAGGTGGAGTTTGGACTAACGGGGAATCGGTCGCTGGAAAGATAGGGATTTGGGCAGGGAGGCGGGCGGCCCCAGCCGCCCGCCAATCAACCGGAAGCCCCCCGGATCAGTCGTCGCCGCCCAGCACGCCCAGGATTTGCAGCAGGCTGGTGAACAGGTTATAGATCGATACGTACAGGCTCACCGTCGCCATGATGTAGTTGGTTTCGCCGCCGTGGATGATCTGGCTGGTCTCGAACAGGATCATGCCGGCCATCAGCACGATGAACATGGCCGACACCGCCAGCGACAGCCCCGGAATTTCGAAGAAGATCGCCCCGAGTCCCGCCAGGAACGCCACCAACACGCCCGCCATCAACATCCCGCCCAGATAGCTGAAATCCTTGCGGGTGGTCAGCGCATAGGCCGACAGCCCGACGAAGGTCACGCCGGTGCCGCCGAGGGCGGTCATCACCAACTGGCCGCCGTTGGCGTAATGGCCGATATAGGCGTTGAGGATCGGTCCCAGGGTCAGCCCCATGAAGCCGGTCAGCGCGAACACAAACCCGATGCCGAGGGTGCTGTTGCGGAACTTGGTGGTCAGGAACAGCAGCCCGAAATAGCCGACCAAGGTCACGATCAGCCCCGGATGCGGCAGGTCGAAAGCCATGGACAGCCCGGCGGTCAGGGCGCTGAACAGTAAGGTCATCGACAACAGCAGATAGGTGTTGCGGATGACCTTGTTGGTTTCCAAAACGCCCGCCTGGGCGCGGGAATAAGCCACATTCACTTCGTTCATAACATAAGCTCCTTGGATTGTTGAACGATGGATAGAGACCGGAAAATGGTACAGTAGTTTTTTCCAGCCGTGCAAAAAGCCCCCGAATAGGAAACCCACCATGTCCGATCCGTTCCGCGAGCGCCTGTTCCGATTGATCGCCGACCTGGTGCTATGCCATTCGCCCAGCGGCGCGGAGCAGGAGATCGACGCCTATCTGCTGGCCTGGCTGGGCGAGCGCGGCATTCCCGCCAACCAGGACGCGGCGGGCAATATCATCGTCCGCATTCCGGGCCGCGACGGTTCGAGGCGCCTGGCCATCACCGCCCACAAGGACGAAATCGGCGGCATCGTCAAAGGCATCCGCGACAATGGCCGGATCGAGGTCCGCAAACTGGGCGGGGCGTTCCCCTGGGTGTGGGGCGAGGGCGTGGTGGACCTTCTGGGCGACCGCGCCACCTTGCCCGGCATCCTGAGTTTCGGTTCCCGCCATGTCTCGCACGAATCCCCGCAAAAGGTCTACGAGGAAGAGCGCCCGCCGCGCTGGGAAACCGTGTGGGTGGATTGCAAATGCAGCCGTTATGAACTGGCGGAGGCCGGCATCCGGCCCGGCACCCGCGTGGTGGTGGGCAAGCACCGCAAGCAGCCGTTCCGCCTGGGCGACGACTACATCGCCAGCTATGCCCTGGACAACAAGGCGGTGGTGGCGGTGTTGCTGCTCCTGGCCGAATCCCTCCGGCATCCGGGGCCGGAACTGTCTTTGGTGTTTTCCTCCAAAGAAGAAGTGGGCGGCATCGGCGCTTTGTATTTCACCCAGCGCAACCCCATCGACGAACTGATCGCCTTGGATATTGCCCCCAAGTCTTCCGAATACCCGATTGTTTCCGACCGCGACCCGGTGCTGTTATCCCAGGACAGCTATGGCATGTACGACGAAGCCCTCAACGCCCGGCTCAAAGCCGCCGCCCGCGAGGCCGGGTTCGCCATCCAGCACGCCATCCTCTGCCAATTCGGCACCGACGCCTCGGTGGCGATGAAATGGGGCCATGTGCCACGGGCCGCGTGCCTGGGATTTCCCGCCGATAATACCCATGGCTACGAAATCGCCCACTTCGGGGCGCTCGAAGCCTGTTTCCGCATCCTGGAAACCTATGGTCGAACTTGAACCGCCGTGGCCGGGTTTGGTCAGAAGGGATGTCACGCAATCGGCCCGCAGGCTTGATTTTGCCCGCGCCAACACCATATAAAACCGCAATCCCCCAGTACCTAGATAGGTTGTTATCCCATGAAGAAACTCACCGGATTGATGTTCAGCGTCTTGATCGCCGCCACCTTGGCGGTGTCGGGCAGCGGCGATGCCTATGCCAAACGCCTGGGCGGTGGCTCCTCCTTCGGCAGCCGTCCGTCCTATAGCCAACCCTATAGCCGCTCCGCCACGCCCAGCACCCAGCCGGGCTACGGCCAACCGGGCGCGACGGCCCAGCAACCGGCCTATTCCCCGGCGGCGCAACGCAACCAAGGCATCCGCGATTCCCTGGCCCAGCGCGGCGGTTTCATGCGGATGCTGGGTGGTTTGGCCCTGGGCGGCTTGCTCGGGGCGATGCTGTTCGGTGGCGGTTTCGAGGGCATCAACTTCCTCGATATCCTGCTGTTCGCCGGGGTCGCCTTCCTCTTGTTCAAGCTGTTCGCGGCGCGGCGGGGTGCCGCGATGGGTCGGCCCGCGCCGGCCCAGGGCTATTATCCGCCCGAGCCGGAGTCCCAATCGCAGCCTTATCAGCGCCAGGCCGGGGCCGGTTTCGATACCGATGTGATGTCCACTAAGAACCACGTGGGCGGGACCGCCGGTTTCCAAGCCGCGCCCGCGTTGCCCGCCGACTTCGACGCGGCGGCGTTCTTGAACGGTGCCAAGGCGGCTTACGCCCTGATGCAGCAGGCTTGGGACCGGGGCGATCTGGCCGACCTCCGCAGCCTGACCACTGACAAGGTGTTCGGCGAATTGCAGGATCAACTGCGCGCCCGTGGCGGTGCCCCCAACCAGACCGAACTGCTCCAGGTCGAGGCCGAAATCCTCGAAGTCCGCGATGCCGGGGCGGATCGGGAAGTGGCGGTGTTGTTCGATACCGTGCTGCGGGAAGCGCCGGGCGCGGCCCCGGCCCAGGTCCGCGAAGTTTGGCACTTCACGCGGCCCCGCAATAGCCGCCAGCCGACTTGGTTCCTGGACGGCATCCAGCAAGTGGAAGCCTGACGACCCTGGCGGGGCCGACCGGGGCGATGTCCCGGTCGGCCTCGCCGCGTTTGGGGCGCTATGAAAATAAAGCTCGGCTTGTGGTTGGCGGTGGCCTGGGTCGCCGTGTTGGCTTGGCGCGGATTCGCGGGCGGCGTTTCCCCCGAGGTGGTGTTCATGAGCCTCCAGGGCGAGCGTATCCGGCTCGGGGACTTGCGGGGGCATCCGGTGCTGGTAAGCTTCTGGGCCAGCGATTGCCGGGCCTGCGTCGAGGAAATGCCCGCTCTGGCCGCGCTCCACCGCGAGTACGCCGGGCGCGGCTTCAAGCTGGTCGCGGTGGCGATGCGCTACGATGTGCCGAACCATGTGGTCGAGTTGTCGCGGGCGGCGCGGTTGCCCTATGTGGTGGCCTTGGACCCCTTGGGGGAAATCGCCGCCGCGTTCGGCGAGGTCGAACTGGTGCCCAACCATTTCCTGCTCGATCCCCAGGGCCGCGTCGTCCTGCATAAGCTGGGGCGGGTTTCCGCCGAGGAACTCAGCCCCTTGATCGAACCCATGCTAGGAGAGAACTGATTCCATGTGGTTGAAAGCCTTCCATTTGATTTTCATGGTGACTTGGTTCGCCGGCTTGTTCTATCTGCCGCGCTTGTTTGTCTATCACGCCATGAGTTCCGACGCGGTCGGCGTGGAGCGCTTCAAGATCATGGAGCGCAAGCTCTACTATGGCATCATGACGCCGGGGATGGTGCTGACCTTCGTGTTCGGTATCTGGATGCTGGCCGATTATGCCTGGGCCAGCTATGGCAGCCAGGGTTGGTTCCACGCCAAACTGGGCTTGTTGGTGCTGCTGGTGGGCTATCACTTCATGTGCGGTAAGTGGCTGGACGACTTCAAGCACGACCGCAATGTCCGCAGCCATGTTTATTACCGCTGGGCCAACGAAATCCCGGTGCTGTTCCTATTCGCCATCGTGGTGCTGGCGGTGGTCAAGCCGTTTTGAAGCCGCCGCGCCTTGTTCATTCATCTTTCGGAGAAAGCCATGCCGACCTACGACTATCAATGCCAAGCCTGTTCCCATCCCTATACCGCCATGCACAAGATTAGCGAATCCGCCCCGCCTTGCCCGGAATGCGGCAGCACCGAGGTGAAGAAGCTGTTATCGGCTCCGGCGGTGCATGGCGGTTCCAGCAGCCGCCAGGAATTCGCGCCCTGCGGTGTGCCGGCGGCGGCGGCGGGCTGTGGTTCGGGGATGTGCGGGCATAGCCATTAGTTCGAGATATCTTCCCGCGGATGGCCCCGCCTGCCGCGGGAGGAGATCGGAACCATGCCGCACTTGATCGATGTCGAGTGGAAGGACACGCGGTTTTATCAGGAAGTGTTCGCCAAGGGTGAAGAGGTGGGCCGCGAGGAGGGCGAAGCCGTGTTGGATTGCAGGGAGCCGCAGGACTTCGCGGCTTGGCTGGCCCGGTCTTGAATCTTGTTCCGGGGTTCAGGCGATCCGCTCCCGCCTGTATCCCGCCGCATCGAAGCACAGCGCCCATTCTTCCCCGTTCCATTCGGGCAGTACGAAGCGCTGGCCGCTTTTCCCCTCGATATTCATGTCATGCACCTGGGGTCTGTGGGTATGGCCATGGATCAGCCGGGCCACGCCCGCCCCGCGTAGGGCTTCCGCCACCGCGTCCCCGTTCACGTCCATGATCTCGTAGGTTTTGCCGCTTTTGTCCAAGCCGCTCTTGATGCGGTACCAACGGGCATAGAGCCGCCGCAGCCACAAGGGTTTGCCCAATGCGTCCTGTTTCCAGGCATCCGTGCGTATCCTGGCGCGGGCCGTTTGGTACTGGACATCGTCGGTGCAGAGCAAATCGCCGTGGGTCAGGAGGGTAGGCGTGCCGTAGAGGTCGATCACAGCGTAATCGCCGAGCAATCGGACGCCGGTTTCCTCCGCGAAGCGCTGGCCCAGCAGGAAATCGCGGTTGCCATGTTGGAAGAAAACTTCGGTGCCGCCGTCCACCAGCCGCCGCAAACCCGCTTTGACAGCGCGGTTGGGCTGGGAATCGTCGTCGTCGCCGAGATAGGCGTCGAACAAATCGCCCAGGATGTAGAGCCTTTCGGCCTGGGATGCCTGGGCGTCGAGGAAGCGCAGGAAACGCCGCGCCGTGTCGGGCCGCGCGGTTGAAAGGTGCAGGTCGGAGACGAACAGCGTTTCCCGGCGCATGGGGCTTATTCGCCGCCGATAAGGGTGGCTTTTTCGATGGTGATGGGGGTTTTGGGCACGTCGCCGTAGGGGCCGTGGTTGCCGGTGGGGATGGTCGCCATCTTGTCCACCACGTCCATGCCGGAGGTTACTTCGCCGAACACGGCGTAGCCCCAGCCCTGCGGGGTTTTGCTCTTGAAGTCCAGGAAGCCGTTGTCCTTGTAGTTGATGAAGAATTGCGCCGAGGCGGAATCCGGGTCGGGGGTGCGGGCCATGGCGAGGGTGCCGCGCAGGTTTTTGAGGCCGTTGTCGGCTTCGTTCTTGATGGGGGCGTGGGTGGGTTTCTGGGTGAAATCCGCCGTGAAGCCGCCGCCCTGGGCCATGAAGCCGGGGATGACGCGGTGGAAGATGGTGCCGTCGTAATGGCCTTCCTTGACGTAGGCCAGGAAGTTCTGGACGGTTGCGGGGGCTTTGGCGGCGTCCAGCTTGATGACGATATCGCCGAGGCTGGTTTGCAGTTTCACTTGGGGGGAGGTGTCGGTCACTTTGGGTTTCTCCTGGGGTTTGGGTTTGTCGGCGGCTTGGCAGTTCAGGGCCAGGCCAAGGGCGCAAAGGAACAGGGCGGCTGGAACTCGCATCGTGGTTCGCTCGTGATATTGGGATTTTTTGGGAAAACCATGGCGGGGTCGCCAGAAGGCGCAAGTTTAACCGCGCCGCCGCCGGTTCCCAAGCGGAGCTTGGGCGTCCGTGGGCGCGGGCCGCGTCCCGGCTGCTGTCACCACCCCGGACTGCCCGTCCAGGTGCTTGTATTCCACCGTGATATTCCGGTCCCGCGCCGCGACCACGAAATCGGCCAGGGTTTCCAAAATATCCTGGTCGATGAACTGCGCCCGTCCGCCATCGACGATGACATAGCCGCCATCCCCGATCCTTCCCAGCACATCGCGCAGCGGTGCCTTGTTCAGGAAGGACACGTCCTTGTGCAGCCGCAACAGGTAATGGTGGCCATCGCGGGTCAGGGTGATGGCGGCGTGGAAGTTGGCGCGGATCACGTAGAACATGCCGCACACCATGCCGATGGCGATGCCTTCGAGCAGATCGGTCAGGAGGATCGCCACCAGGGTCACGAGGAAGGGCGCGAACTGAC includes:
- a CDS encoding Tim44 domain-containing protein, whose protein sequence is MKKLTGLMFSVLIAATLAVSGSGDAYAKRLGGGSSFGSRPSYSQPYSRSATPSTQPGYGQPGATAQQPAYSPAAQRNQGIRDSLAQRGGFMRMLGGLALGGLLGAMLFGGGFEGINFLDILLFAGVAFLLFKLFAARRGAAMGRPAPAQGYYPPEPESQSQPYQRQAGAGFDTDVMSTKNHVGGTAGFQAAPALPADFDAAAFLNGAKAAYALMQQAWDRGDLADLRSLTTDKVFGELQDQLRARGGAPNQTELLQVEAEILEVRDAGADREVAVLFDTVLREAPGAAPAQVREVWHFTRPRNSRQPTWFLDGIQQVEA
- a CDS encoding TlpA disulfide reductase family protein produces the protein MKIKLGLWLAVAWVAVLAWRGFAGGVSPEVVFMSLQGERIRLGDLRGHPVLVSFWASDCRACVEEMPALAALHREYAGRGFKLVAVAMRYDVPNHVVELSRAARLPYVVALDPLGEIAAAFGEVELVPNHFLLDPQGRVVLHKLGRVSAEELSPLIEPMLGEN
- the hemJ gene encoding protoporphyrinogen oxidase HemJ — translated: MWLKAFHLIFMVTWFAGLFYLPRLFVYHAMSSDAVGVERFKIMERKLYYGIMTPGMVLTFVFGIWMLADYAWASYGSQGWFHAKLGLLVLLVGYHFMCGKWLDDFKHDRNVRSHVYYRWANEIPVLFLFAIVVLAVVKPF
- a CDS encoding FmdB family zinc ribbon protein → MPTYDYQCQACSHPYTAMHKISESAPPCPECGSTEVKKLLSAPAVHGGSSSRQEFAPCGVPAAAAGCGSGMCGHSH
- a CDS encoding UDP-2,3-diacylglucosamine diphosphatase, yielding MRRETLFVSDLHLSTARPDTARRFLRFLDAQASQAERLYILGDLFDAYLGDDDDSQPNRAVKAGLRRLVDGGTEVFFQHGNRDFLLGQRFAEETGVRLLGDYAVIDLYGTPTLLTHGDLLCTDDVQYQTARARIRTDAWKQDALGKPLWLRRLYARWYRIKSGLDKSGKTYEIMDVNGDAVAEALRGAGVARLIHGHTHRPQVHDMNIEGKSGQRFVLPEWNGEEWALCFDAAGYRRERIA
- a CDS encoding peptidylprolyl isomerase, whose protein sequence is MRVPAALFLCALGLALNCQAADKPKPQEKPKVTDTSPQVKLQTSLGDIVIKLDAAKAPATVQNFLAYVKEGHYDGTIFHRVIPGFMAQGGGFTADFTQKPTHAPIKNEADNGLKNLRGTLAMARTPDPDSASAQFFINYKDNGFLDFKSKTPQGWGYAVFGEVTSGMDVVDKMATIPTGNHGPYGDVPKTPITIEKATLIGGE